Within Macaca nemestrina isolate mMacNem1 chromosome 12, mMacNem.hap1, whole genome shotgun sequence, the genomic segment CCCGCACCTGTATAAAGCACAATACAGCTGCTGACCCTCACTTAGCTGTCATCATGCCAGGCTGTGGATTCAAAGCactttatgtttactttttttttttttttttttgagatggagtctcgctctgtcacccaggctggagtgcaatggcgcaatctcagctcactgcagctcactgcaacctccgtcttccaggttcaagtgattctcctgcctcagcctcctgagtagctgggactacaggcacgtgccaccacacccggctaattttcctatttctagtagagatggggtttcactatgttggtcaggctggtctcgaactcctgaccttgtgattcacccaccttgacctcccaaagtgttgagctcacaggcatgagccactgcgcccgacctccTCCCTTATTCCCTAAGTGGTGATGCTATCAGGAACCCCATCTGCATTTCAGGAACTTGGGCAGGGAAAGGTAACACAGCAGGAAGCGGGTGAGTGTGGGGCAAAGGAAGAGAGATCAGATTGTTACTGTGTCTACgtagaaaaggaagacaaaagaaactccattttgatctgtacaaAGAAAAATTGTTCTGCTTTGAGATGCTATTAATCTGTAACCTTAGCCCCAAtcctgtgctcacagaaacatgtgctgtatggaatcaaggtttaagggatttagggctgtgcaggatgcaTGCTTGGTAACagtcatcaccattctccatTCTCTATTAACCAGGGACATACTGCACTGCGGAAAGCCGCAGGCACCTCCGCCCGAGAGagcctgggtattgtccaaggATTCCCCCaactgagacagcctgagatatggcctcctGGCAAGGGAAGGCCTTACTGTCCCCCAGCCCGACacccgtaaagggtctgtgctgaggaggatgcGTAAAAGAGGAAGGCCTGTTTCCCACGTCCCCGGGAACAGAATGTCTTGGTGTAAAGCCAACTATTCGTTTATTCTAAGGTAGGAGAAAACTGCCCCGTGGCTAGAAGCGAAATATGCTGGTGGTGATACTGCTCTGTTACCCTTTGCTACACTAAGATGCTTGGGTAAAGAGAAGCCTAAATCTAGCCTACATGCACATCCAGGCACAGTACCTGAACTTATTTATGATGCATATTCCTTTACTCACAGGTTttcctgctgaccttctccccaccATCACTCTGTTCACCCTGttttcctgcctcactctccttgCCGAGATAGTGAAAATAGTAATCAATAAACACTGAAGGAACTCGGAGACCGCCGCCGGTACAGGTCCTCGCATGCTGAGTGTGCCAGTCCCCTGgtcccactgttctttctctatactttgtctctgtgtcttctttctttcctcagtctctcgtcccacctgacgagaaatacccacaggtgtggagggcaGGCCCCTTTCAGGTGAGTCTGTGGCTGCTCTGCCCAGTCAATCCTGAGGGGGTGAATAAGGGACAGGGTTTACAGCACCAGTGCCCATGGCCAGTCTATGGACCAGGGTGAGCTGCAGACAAAATTCCCTCAAATCCCAAGGAAATCAGGACAACAGAGACCACGTGATTAGTTCTTAATGAGGTTATGTGTACTACAAAATTTTATTGTTAACGTTTCTCATCCTGAAATTATGGGATACAGCCTAGCAGTTTGTCCTTACTTGGCAGAGTGTGTAACCCTGGCTCTCATACTGAGCCCCCAAGACTCCTTTTGGTTTTACTGGTGTCAGGGATTATAGTCAGCAAACCCCACTCATTTACAGGGTCAGGTGCACAGGGCTGAGCTGGAGGGTTAGGGTCAGGGCCCCTCAAGAACTCTGGTCAGGCACAGCAGCAGCAGGGTTGCCACTCTCCCTTTATGGAATCCTTCTTAATACaacaagaggccgggcgtggtggctcaagcctgtaatcccagcactttgggaggccgagacgggcggatcacgaggtcaggagatcgagaccatcctggctgacacggtgaaaccctgtctctactaaaaaatacaaaaaactagccgggcgaggtggtgggcgcctgtagtcccagctactcgggaggctgaggcaggagaatggcgggaacccgggaggcggagcttgcagtgagctgagatccggccactgcactccagcctgggtggcagagcgagactccttctcaaaaaaaaaaaaaaaaaaaaaatacaacaagagTGAGAAGCAGAAAAGCAAACCACAAAGGAAGTCCAGCCTAGACCCCAAATTACCTGGGAGGGCTGCAAACAGCCATGGAGACAGGTGGGGAGGGAACACAGTGACTGAGACTCCGAGACAGCAAAGCACCTCTCCAGCGAAGGCCAGTCCGAGATGCAGCCTAACTTCCTAGTTCACATCAGCAAGGTGGGCGGGTACCACCATGGGAAGGGCACCTGGGGTATAGCTGGTTACCACAGCTCAACCACATTCCCCAAAATGGAGGTCAGCCCTCCATGGCCCAGGAAAATATGGGAGATAAAGGGTTGGCACCTGCAGTGACCAGATGGAGACCCAACGCAGGCAGCTGCTACCATGCTTGGTGACCAGGGTACAAGCCCCTGACGAGCTCGCCGTGGCAGACAAGCACACTGGTGCCTGAGGAACGACAGGCGCCTGCAAAGGGACATCCGAGAAGGGGGAAGCAAGCTGGGAGCAAGACCAGCCCAGCTAGGTTTCAGAGCAACAGCAAAGCCCCAGAGACATGGAGGCAAGTGAGTCCACCTTGCTGGGTGAGAAGTGAGCTCGCACTGCATAGGGGAAGATGGTGGACCCCACTCCTCCAGGAGGCTGACAGCCTCAGCCAGGTACAAAGGAGGGCTCAGGTCACAAGGAAGGGGGCTATGGTGAGCGTGCATGGAGAAAGGTGGGCTTGCTGtgtggaaggaagaaggaggggaggggaagggtgaGCAAAGTGGGGCTGCAGGTACCAGGCTGTGGCTCATCTGTGGTCAGCCTGGAGCTCAGAGGCAGTTCTGGATTGACAGGACACACAGTGTGGCCACACAGGTTGCGGGACAGTGATCCCATAGTCCCCAGGGAATGACTGGGAGGCAGAAGATTGGAACAGGACAGAGAAGGGCACAGAGCTTTAAAGGTGTTTTTAGGCCAAGGGGTCAAGGACCTCATCTTGAGGTGGGGAAAAGCCGTTGCCCTGCCAGTCTAGTTGTTTGAACATGAGCCCAGCCCAGTGGACAGGGAAGGCCCAGGGAGAGGTGGGTAGGGAGGGTATCCTGCAGAGGCTGGGGACAAGGAGGATGGCACAGAACGCCATCACAGCCAGAGGAGTCTGGGAGGGCTTGGCAGAGGCGCCAGAGTTACCAGCAAGCTAGATGGCAACAACTGATAGCCTCTCAGGAACCTTCTTGTGTAGACCCACAGTGGCTCCCCGGCCCTGCCTGCTTTGCCTGACTCTGAAATGCCAGAGAGGCCCATTTCTAGGTCTGTTCTTCTGAAAACACATCTCTGGTGCTGGGTAGATTCTGAATCCTGAGAATACAAGTTTCTGCTCCTGGATACACAGTCACAGGACCCAGAAGGATCCCACCCAGTGGCTAGGCCAAGGCTGCAGTCCACTCCTTCATCCACAACCCGTTCTCCCCAGGGGTCTCACTTCATCCGCAGGACTGGAGAGTAGGCACAGAGAACTCACAGCAGGGTGGCCCGCACTGGTCTCCTGTGCTCAGCAACCATGGCCAGGAGTAACTGCCATCTCCAGGCTGAGAAGCCTCAGTTGGAGGAGATAGCACCCACTTAGGGTTCACAGCCCCTTCCTGTGTCAGTTCCAGGAACCTTGGATCACAGACATGGCCTCATCCAGACAAGGACACGACCGTGGAGCCTTCAGATGTCAGCGTCCCAAGAGCTGGGAGAAAGGCTGCAggccacaggtggccacgcctGGGATTCAACAGTTGCTCTGCTCAGACCTGGCTCCTCCAGACACGCTGCGGCCCCAGCTCTGCTTGTGTCTCTAGCatctgggggaggggggaggggctgggccttggtttccccgAGAGAGTCCCTTCCACACATGGGACCAGCCAACATGAGCTCATCAGGTCACAGGCAGCCGCAGCCTCCTGCCACACAGAAAGGATTCCTGGCCCACGATTATAATTTCAAAGGAGTACTTTGCTGGTAAGTCCTCTGGAGCCCAAGACGCCAGGCAGGGAAGACAATGGCTGCCCTTGGCACCCACAGACACCAGCTCCCACTGTCTCACGTCCTTGCCCTCGACAAGAAGTAGGAGAGGATGAAGAAGGCCACAATCAGACCCACAGCCATGCCACATAGAAGCTTCCGGTTGTCTCGTCCGGACCTTGCCATTGCGGAAAAGCGCTTCACACTCCCTGTAAGCAGGCCGGTCATGCTTGTGAAATCCGAGTCCTAAGGGAAGAATCCCGGCAAGATCACACAGAAGTGGTGATTTGACCACCCACCCGCACCAGTGCTGAAGGAGACACTGCAAGCTCTGTAGCAGGTAGTGCTGGGGGCAGGGCACTGATTCGCGCACACCGTGGGCCCTTACCATGCCATCCAGGTACCGGTTCTGATCCTCTGCATCCCTATCGATGTCCAGGGCGAGCTGTTCAGCACACAGAGAGGGCAGGGTTGGGCCAGAGCAGACACATAATACAGCACTCACCCTTCCCAGACCAGACAAACCCTGCCAACAACTCTGCCagacacagtggggcagcagcaGGAAGGTCCAGGTGTCAGCTGGGGCCTCATGCAGGTGAGCACAGCCACGCATCGAACGAGGAGGACGGCAAACTGCCTGAAACTCCTCTGGGCCCTCTACCTTCCCTCTGATCCCCATTCCCCAAGGGCACCAGGTGGAGGTAAGAGGACAGACCACCACTGACCGATTTGAGCCTGGTGACTTTGGAGGCCAGGCTGTCGGCCATTCGCTTGTTCTCCCGGTCTAGAATCTCTTCCACAGCGCCCGGGCTCTGAGCTGAGAAAAGAGAGGGGCTGAGTGATTGCATCCATCGGGGAGCGAGGCCTCTGACCCCTCTCACTCCAACCACAGCTGGGTGAGTCAGAAATCGAGGGGCCCTAACCTAGGTTCCAGCAGGTGAATCTTGCACATGTGAGAGAGACTGCATAAAGGACGACGTGTGCAAGGGCCTGTCATGTGAACACGTGTCCTGTGTACACATCCAGGTGGGGATGGGCCAGCACCCACAATGGGTTCAGTCCAACCAGCACCTTCTGAGACTGTGTAGCAAAAACTGGGCCCAGCTCTGGGATGTTAGTAAGATGTGACACTTGCATCCAGGGAGGTCGCCATCTGTGTATGTGGAGCCCATTCTTATAGAAAAAGAGTAAACTCTGCTAAGAGCATAGGAAAGACTTGGGAAAAGTACCCAGCAGGGCAGCAGAAAGGCTCCTGCAGGGACGACCTTTGAGCTGGGTCCTGAAGAGGTGGCAAGGAACCAGGACAGAACATTGGGAAGGCCCTTTACCGCACAGAAAACAGCTGAGCAAAGTTCCCAATTCCCCGAGATGGGAGCTGAGGTCGACCAGGAGCGTGATCCCTGGTCTGCATCCCACACAGGGCTTCCTGCAACACCCAGGGCACAGCGCTTGCAGAGGCCTGGCCTGTGACAGGCTGGGCCAGGTGATAAGGAATTTCTGTCACCTCAGGTGGGTGAGAACCACCTTCTCCCTAGCTTCAACGTTAAGGAAGGGATGCCAGCGTCCTTCCAACCACTTCCTGTTCATTAATTCCTTTACTCATCATAACTCAGAAAGACAGGCATCAATATCCCACTTTGCAGAGAAGAACACGGGCTCCAGGAGGGGAAATGGGGCCACCGAGGCCCAAGTTGTTTAGCAGAGGCCTGCCTGGACACCAGCGGAGCACAGCCTACTCCGAAGGCCTGGCCTCGGGACCTGTCGAATGCCGAGACTCCCGCTCACCCTGAACCCATGCAAAACGATCTCACAGGGAGCGGCGGGGAGTGGGGGGACCCCGCAGCTGCGCGAGCCCTCGCTGGAGCTGCTGGGCCGCCCCGCCCGCCGTCCTTCCTAGCGGCAGTGCTGGCCGAAACCCGGCCCTGCTGGGACCCGGAAGGATCCGAATCCGCCCCCCTGACAGGGTCCTCCCCGCCGAGGCCAGAGGCAGGCGCACGCGGCTCTACAGGCAGCGGCGTCGGTTCCGGCCCGGCCCTGCCCCCAACGGCTCCGCTCTCCCGCGCTCACCCCGAGCCCAGTCCGCCATCGTGCCCTGCCCCGGCTCCTCGACGCCAACACCGACGCGGCCACAGCCGCCTCAGACGTGGCGCAGTCACGGGGAACGGGCTTCCGGCCCCGCCCCCCGCCAGCGATGGCCCCGCCTCCGCGCCAACCACGCCCCTAGATGGCCCAGCCGCTTCCGCGTCGGGCTCGCTGATTTCCGGCTTAGGGCCGAGGGTGGGGAACCGCGGGGTCGCGGAAGCGATGGGCGTCGCTGTGACTTATTTTCagcactgtcgcccaggcagtggcgcgatctcagctcactgcagcccccgcctGCCgggctcccaaggtgctgggattacagcagcaCCGCGGATGTGACGTTTGTTTGTTGTTCCTGTGAacgtggggcggggcggggccgttTGCTTGCTCAGTGCCAAGACGATGGTGGTGGAAAGACGCTGCCATGCGTTAGGTCCTAACGGTTAGGAAGGATTCACAGGCGGGTCATGAGGGAGGAGTAGGCCCCTCGGGCAGAAGCCCGCGAGGAGCCCTGGGTGTGGAGGGGGCAAGGGTGCCTCCTCTGTCAAGTGGAGATCGGCGCCTCGCTAGTGCCTGCGAGTGCGCGCCGCGTCGAATACAGGTGTGCAGAAAGCGCTACAGGAGAGTGAAGCAGGGAAAGAGACTGGGAGGCGGCACGGGGAGTGGGGGCCGTAGACGCCTTTGCTCCCGGGCACTTGTTACAAGAGCCAGTGGACCGCGCTTCCTGTGCGTCACTGAATCCTCCTGATGGCCACTGAAACGGACACGCAGGATCTTTGCTTTTCAAGAGGGAACTGAGTCCAGGCCAGACTGCGTTGCTCCCCTTTCTCTCGGCCCCTCACGGCCCTTCCACCTTTGCAAGTGCTGCTCCTTCTGCCTGGAGTGGCTCCTCCAGTCTTTTCCCGGCTCGCTTCCCATCGTCCAGTGTTAGCAAAAACAGCACTTCCTCACAGCCCTTGCAGCCCAGCAGTCACCTTTTGCTTCTTTTGAAGCACAGCCCTGTGACCGCCTCAtgtccttttgtttttccttgtctGCCTTCCCCTCTGGAACATAAGCTCCACAAAGGCAGGGACCTGGGAGTCCCGTTCGCCTGCATTCCCCAGCAAACGCCTAACGAACCCAATGGCCCGGGACTGAAAAGTCCTTTCCACTTCGGCTTTCCCGTCTACATCCCATCGGTTCTGTGGAGCTCGAGGGGCGTCactgtgtgtgtggcagggcGCGGTGGGGGCTGAGATCCTTTCCTGTTGGAAATTCCGGCCCAAGAAGCCCCGGTCACAAGGAGGGGGATCAGTCCGGTTCAGGGCGACTCGGCCCGACTCGGGTCTTAAAACCTCCGAGCCGCCAGTGCTGCCTCAGGCCGCGCCCCCTTGAAGCGCCACCAGACGCCGCGTCCCGTCCCGGCCTCCCCCGCGCGCTGGCGCGGGGCTTTCTGGGCCAGGGCGGGGCCGGCGAACTGCGGCCCGGAAAGGTTGAGGAAGGGCCCGTCCCGCCTTCCCCGCGCCGGGTTCCGGGGGCGCCATGGAGCCCCGGGCGGTTGCAGAAGCCGTGGAGACGGGGAAGGAGGATGTGATTATGGAAGCTCTGCGGTCGTACAACCAGGAGGTGAGCGGCCGCCTGAGGCCGGGGGGCGGGCACggagggggtggggcagggtCGTGCGCGGGTGGTCGGGACGGTGTGGGTGAGGCAGGGGTTGTGTCAGCAAGCAGAGGGGACGcggcggggtgggggtggcacGTCAGGGATGCAGTGTTGGGGGGAGAGTGTCTGGGGTGCACCCGTTGGGTGGCAGGTGTGTAGGGATGGGGGCGAGTGTAGACCCTGCCACCCCTTCTGAGCAGTGGCTGCTGCCTGAGTTAGAGGCCAATAGGCCGCCCCCCGTCAGCGGGCGCGGATACTGCCCCTCTGTGGACTTGAATTCACTCGTTCTCTCTGCAGCACTCCCAGAGCTTCACGTTTGATGATGCTCAACAGGAGGACCGGAAGGTGGGTGCTGGCCCGAGGGGTAAAGGGACAGGGACGGGTGGCCCCaggaagaggggcctggtggaGCCGCTCGTCTCCCTGCCCACAGAGACTGGCGGAGCTGCTGGTCTCCGTCCTGGAACAGGGCTTGCCACCCTCCCACCGTGTCACCTGGCTGCAGAGTGTCCGAATCCTGTCCCGGGACCGCAACTGCTTGGACCCGTTCACCAGCCGCCAGAGCCTGCAGGCCCTGGCCTGCTATGCTGACATTTCTGGCTCTGAGGGGTCCGTCCCAGACTCCCCCGACATGGATGTTGTACTGGAGTCCCTCAAGTGCCTGTGCAACCTCGTGCTCAGCAGCCCTGTGGCACAGATGCTGGCAGCAGAGGCCCGCCTAGTGGTGAAGCTCACAGAGCGTGTGGGGCTGTACCGTGAGAGGAGCTTCCCCCACGATGTCCAGTTCTTTGACTTGAGGCTCCTCTTCCTGCTAACGGCACTCCGCACCGATGTGCGCCAGCAGCTGTTTCAGGAGCTGAAAGGAGTGCATCTGCTGACTGACACACTGGAGCTGACGCTGGGGGTGACTCCTGAAGGGAACCCACCCAAGCTCCTTCCTTCCCAAGAGACTGAGCGGGCCATGGAGATCCTCAAAGTGCTCTTCAACATCACCCTCGACTCCATCAAGGGGGAGGTGGACGAGGTGAGCCCTGACCTCAACCCATGGATGGGTCTCAACTCAGCTTCAACATTTCCTGGACCTGCTTCCCACTGGGTACCTTCAGGTTTCTGGGTGTCAGACATGGAGAGAACAGGACCTCCCAGCGTGTTGGGACAAGGCCAAGGAGATGCCAGTTCTGGGCTGGGACCTTAGGGGAGGATTCTGAGGGAAGTAGAGGCCCCTTCTGGCTCTTGCTGCCTGGCAGGGGGCTGTGTGCTCTCCGGGGAGACTGTAAGAGATCCTCCACCATGAGGCTGTGAGTGGGGCTGAGACAGAGTGTGACTTCATCCCAAGGGTGTGTGTTAACATTCCTAATCAGGGACGTGCTCTTAGAAGAATACTCATGGAGTTTTTAGGAAGACAGCAGTGGTCATCTTTTGCCCCCAGCACTAGCCAGAGTCACCTAGGAGACCCCAGGGGACCAAGTGTGCAGTACAGGACGTGCACAGTCATTGCCACACAGTTCTGGAGTGCAACAGACAGTAGAGCCTCAGCAGGCAGCAGTGGGATGAGTGGGGCTCCTCACAGGAACCCTTCTTTCTTTGGTCAGGAAGACGCTGCTCTTTACCGACACCTGGGGACCCTTCTCCGGCACTGTGTGATGATTGCTACTGCTGGAGACCGCACAGAGGAGTTCCATGGGTGAGGATGGGGCTTTTTCTGGGAGGGAAGTGTGTCCACATGTTTAGATGGTCATCCTCAACCCTGGCCGTGAACCAGAACCACCTGAGAGCCCAGGCCCCACCCTAGAGGGTCTGACTTTGTCTGGGTGAGACTGGACATCGGTGTGTTTCCAGAGAATACTGGGTGCTTCTAATATGTGGCCAGGACAACAGCCATGAATTTGGGGGCAGGAATGTGCCACCTGGGCCTTGGGTAGTGGCAACAGACAGTGTGGTATTTACTAGGGCACATTGGCTCCTTGTCCCCATTCTTGGTCCACCTGCCCCTTGGCTGGTGTGGTTTCCAGAGATGGTCTGGTGCTTTGGCCCAGACAGGGTAGGGAAGGCAGGGTGTCTCAGCCCCCACTTCCCCAGGGGACCCCACTGTACAGCTGAGTGGCAGTGCCTCTCAGATCAGTCCCTGCCCTTGGCTTTGGTCCCCAGTGCCGCCCCTTTGGGCCTCAGACGCCAGCTCATGTAATGTGTGGTTCAGTGGGGGCACAAAGATTGCATCTGTGCTGAGGGATTAGCCCTATTGAGACCCCCACCTCCATCTGTCCTCAGCCACGCAGTGAACCTCCTGGGGAACTTGCCTCTCAAGTGTCTGGATGTTCTCCTCACCCTGGAGCCACACGGAGACTCCGTGGA encodes:
- the LOC105494118 gene encoding BET1-like protein isoform X2, with protein sequence MADWARAQSPGAVEEILDRENKRMADSLASKVTRLKSLALDIDRDAEDQNRYLDGMDSDFTSMTGLLTGSVKRFSAMARSGRDNRKLLCGMAVGLIVAFFILSYFLSRART
- the LOC105494117 gene encoding chaperone Ric-8A; protein product: MEPRAVAEAVETGKEDVIMEALRSYNQEHSQSFTFDDAQQEDRKRLAELLVSVLEQGLPPSHRVTWLQSVRILSRDRNCLDPFTSRQSLQALACYADISGSEGSVPDSPDMDVVLESLKCLCNLVLSSPVAQMLAAEARLVVKLTERVGLYRERSFPHDVQFFDLRLLFLLTALRTDVRQQLFQELKGVHLLTDTLELTLGVTPEGNPPKLLPSQETERAMEILKVLFNITLDSIKGEVDEEDAALYRHLGTLLRHCVMIATAGDRTEEFHGHAVNLLGNLPLKCLDVLLTLEPHGDSVEFMGVNMDVIRALLIFLEKRLHQTHRLKESVAPVLSVLTECARMHRPARKFLKAQVLPPLRDVRTRPEVGEMLRNKLVRLMTHLDTDVKRVAAEFLFVLCSESVPRFIKYTGYGNAAGLLAARGLMAGGRPEGQYSEDEDTDTDEYKEAKASINPVTGRVEEKPPNPMEGMTEEQKEHEAMKLVTMFDKLSRNRVIQPMGMSPRGHLTSLQDAMCETMEQQLSSDPDSDPD